A single window of Streptomyces cathayae DNA harbors:
- a CDS encoding carbohydrate ABC transporter permease encodes MQHGKYRFIVGFLAAPLGLYALFVVWPFIQSIYYSFTDWTGLSPDFTMVGLDNYARMLDDDIFWKSLRHSLLFALLVPVVTIGLALFLSFMINVGGRRRRGGPVISGVRGSAFYKIVYFFPQVLSIAIVALLFAFAYNPDSGAINSFLRAVGLDDVQPLWLGDPGLALWAVMAVVVWSTVGFFVVLFSAGMASIPMDLYEAALLDGADRITTFFRITLPLLWDTVQSGWVYMGILALGAESFAVVHIMTTGPGGPDYSTTVMVLYVYQKAFRDGQAAYATTIGVALLVVTLAFAALVMKLGRRERLEY; translated from the coding sequence ATGCAGCACGGCAAGTACCGGTTCATCGTGGGGTTCCTGGCGGCCCCCCTGGGGCTGTACGCGCTCTTCGTCGTCTGGCCGTTCATCCAGTCGATCTACTACTCGTTCACGGACTGGACCGGGCTGAGCCCCGATTTCACGATGGTGGGGCTCGACAACTACGCGCGCATGCTGGACGACGACATCTTCTGGAAGTCGTTGCGGCACAGCCTGCTGTTCGCCCTGCTGGTACCGGTGGTGACGATCGGACTGGCGCTGTTCCTCTCCTTCATGATCAACGTGGGCGGCCGGCGGCGCCGCGGCGGACCGGTGATCTCCGGGGTCCGCGGCTCCGCGTTCTACAAGATCGTCTACTTCTTCCCGCAGGTCCTGTCGATCGCGATCGTCGCCCTGCTGTTCGCTTTCGCGTACAACCCGGACAGCGGTGCGATCAACTCGTTCCTGCGGGCGGTCGGGCTCGACGACGTCCAGCCGCTCTGGCTGGGCGATCCGGGCCTCGCCCTGTGGGCCGTCATGGCCGTGGTCGTCTGGTCCACGGTCGGCTTCTTCGTGGTCCTCTTCTCCGCCGGTATGGCGTCCATCCCGATGGACCTCTACGAGGCGGCGCTGCTCGACGGCGCCGACCGGATCACCACCTTCTTCCGCATCACCCTGCCGCTGCTGTGGGACACCGTGCAGTCCGGCTGGGTCTACATGGGCATCCTCGCCCTGGGCGCCGAATCGTTCGCGGTCGTGCACATCATGACGACCGGGCCCGGCGGCCCCGACTACTCGACCACCGTCATGGTCCTGTACGTGTACCAGAAGGCGTTCCGTGACGGTCAGGCCGCCTACGCCACCACCATCGGCGTCGCCCTGCTCGTCGTCACGCTGGCCTTCGCCGCCCTCGTGATGAAGCTGGGGCGGCGCGAGCGGCTGGAGTACTGA
- the ngcE gene encoding N-acetylglucosamine/diacetylchitobiose ABC transporter substrate-binding protein: protein MGSTSAENDGTRDRGTRTRDIFGHSTTGVGRRDLIKRSAVLGLVSVPAMGFLSACASGGGKDQDKAEAGKKTEQNPLGVNDTAQMEFVLFDGGFGKEYAEDAVKIYEKAFPGATVDFSATQKIQSTLQPRFNQGTPPDLIDNSGAEQMDMGVLVGKKQLADLTPLLDAPSYDDPARKVRDTLRPGIVEMGRFDGEQVWILYYAYTVYGVWYSQKALASLDEQYPETWDQMLAVCAKAKKKGMAGWTYAGKYPYYLPFSLYPMIGKVGGREVLDAIDNLEPNAWKHPAVKACLEAYYELQQKGYVLRGTPGLDHVQSQTAWAQGKALFIPNGSWVENESAKVIPADFDLAVSAPTGLDSSDKLPFGTIWASGGEPFVVPAKAKNGTGGMEQLRIMLSEASSRNFTGKVKSLTAYNGGTDGIELTPGLKAGVAALDKAGENVVNPRIQDWYVQLQKEKIGVSGIGEMMAGRATPAETIKKIQGFADEAAKDSSIKHYKHQ from the coding sequence ATGGGATCCACTTCCGCCGAGAACGACGGCACCCGTGACCGCGGCACGCGTACCCGCGATATTTTCGGCCACAGCACCACCGGAGTCGGCCGCCGTGATCTGATCAAGCGGTCCGCGGTGCTCGGCCTGGTCTCCGTACCCGCGATGGGTTTCCTGTCCGCGTGTGCCAGCGGCGGCGGGAAGGACCAGGACAAGGCCGAGGCGGGCAAGAAGACCGAGCAGAACCCGCTCGGCGTCAATGACACCGCGCAGATGGAATTCGTCCTGTTCGACGGCGGTTTCGGCAAGGAGTACGCCGAGGACGCGGTCAAGATCTACGAGAAGGCCTTCCCCGGGGCGACGGTCGATTTCTCCGCCACCCAGAAGATCCAGTCCACCCTGCAGCCGCGGTTCAACCAGGGCACCCCGCCCGACCTCATCGACAACTCCGGCGCCGAACAGATGGACATGGGCGTCCTGGTCGGCAAGAAGCAGCTCGCCGACCTCACCCCGCTGCTGGACGCCCCCTCCTACGACGACCCGGCCAGGAAGGTCCGCGACACGCTGCGCCCCGGCATCGTGGAGATGGGCCGGTTCGACGGCGAGCAGGTCTGGATCCTGTACTACGCCTACACGGTCTACGGCGTCTGGTACTCGCAGAAGGCCCTGGCCTCGCTCGACGAGCAGTACCCCGAGACCTGGGACCAGATGCTCGCGGTCTGCGCCAAGGCCAAGAAGAAGGGCATGGCGGGCTGGACGTACGCGGGCAAGTACCCGTACTACCTCCCCTTCTCGCTCTACCCGATGATCGGCAAGGTCGGCGGGCGCGAGGTGCTCGACGCCATCGACAACCTGGAGCCGAACGCCTGGAAGCACCCCGCCGTCAAGGCGTGCCTCGAGGCCTACTACGAGCTCCAGCAGAAGGGCTACGTCCTCAGGGGCACCCCGGGCCTGGACCACGTCCAGTCCCAGACCGCCTGGGCCCAGGGCAAGGCGCTGTTCATCCCGAACGGCTCCTGGGTGGAGAACGAGTCGGCGAAGGTCATCCCCGCCGACTTCGACCTGGCCGTCTCCGCGCCCACCGGACTCGACTCCTCCGACAAGCTGCCCTTCGGCACCATCTGGGCCTCCGGCGGCGAACCCTTCGTCGTCCCCGCCAAGGCGAAGAACGGCACCGGCGGCATGGAGCAACTGCGCATCATGCTCAGCGAGGCGTCCTCGAGGAACTTCACCGGCAAGGTGAAGTCGCTGACCGCGTACAACGGCGGCACCGACGGCATCGAACTCACCCCGGGCCTGAAGGCCGGTGTCGCCGCGCTCGACAAGGCCGGCGAGAACGTGGTGAACCCGCGCATCCAGGACTGGTACGTGCAGCTCCAGAAGGAGAAGATCGGCGTCTCCGGGATCGGCGAGATGATGGCCGGCCGCGCGACCCCGGCCGAGACCATCAAGAAGATCCAGGGCTTCGCCGACGAGGCGGCCAAGGACTCGTCGATCAAGCACTACAAGCACCAGTGA